In Campylobacter mucosalis, a single window of DNA contains:
- the rfaE1 gene encoding D-glycero-beta-D-manno-heptose-7-phosphate kinase has translation MDKNVKILVVGDLMLDHYVWGSCDRISPEAPVQVVKINDETHRLGGAGNVVCNLISLGAKVSVASVLGDDDTGKKIRQNLENLGANTSLILNENGRESSLKSRVMATHQQVVRIDKESTDKIKCESEFIQNIIKNLADFSVVLLSDYGKGVLTNDVCQSIIKACKALNIAVLIDPKGSDYSKYKGATLLTPNKKEASQATGIKISSKENLLSAIKWLKNEIELEFSLITLSEEGIALFKDELEIFPAEGKEVFDVTGAGDTVLATLGFMLAKKADIKDAIKTANLAAAVVVAKIGSATATFSEIEELLRSRANADFEHKIKTAEQTLEILSRRGEKKLVFTNGCFDILHVGHVKYLSKARDFGDILVVGLNSDASVKRLKGDARPINSQTDRAIMLSSLGFVDYVVIFDEDTPLDLITKLRPDILVKGADYEGKHVVGSDIVPDVRLVEFVEGKSTTNVINRIENAKFNS, from the coding sequence ATGGATAAAAACGTGAAAATTTTAGTCGTTGGCGATCTGATGCTTGATCACTATGTTTGGGGCAGTTGTGATAGAATTTCACCAGAAGCCCCCGTGCAAGTTGTTAAGATTAATGATGAAACACACAGACTTGGTGGTGCTGGTAACGTGGTTTGTAACCTAATCTCGCTTGGAGCAAAAGTAAGCGTAGCTAGTGTTTTAGGCGATGATGATACTGGTAAAAAAATACGCCAAAATTTAGAAAATTTGGGTGCAAACACTTCGCTTATTTTAAACGAAAACGGCAGAGAAAGTTCGCTAAAAAGCCGTGTAATGGCAACTCACCAGCAAGTTGTCAGGATTGACAAAGAAAGCACGGACAAGATAAAGTGCGAGAGTGAATTTATACAAAATATCATTAAAAATTTAGCAGATTTTAGCGTTGTTTTGCTAAGCGATTACGGCAAAGGTGTGCTTACAAATGACGTTTGTCAAAGTATTATAAAAGCGTGCAAAGCCCTAAATATAGCGGTTTTAATTGACCCAAAGGGGAGTGATTACTCAAAATACAAAGGTGCGACGCTTCTAACGCCAAACAAAAAAGAGGCAAGCCAGGCGACTGGCATAAAGATTAGTAGCAAAGAAAATCTGCTAAGTGCCATAAAATGGCTAAAAAACGAGATAGAGCTGGAATTTTCGCTAATTACTCTCTCAGAAGAAGGCATTGCACTTTTTAAAGATGAGCTAGAAATTTTCCCAGCCGAGGGCAAAGAGGTCTTTGATGTAACTGGTGCTGGAGATACGGTTTTAGCTACGCTTGGCTTTATGTTAGCTAAAAAAGCCGATATAAAAGACGCCATAAAAACGGCAAACCTAGCCGCTGCCGTAGTCGTGGCAAAAATCGGCTCAGCAACTGCTACGTTTAGCGAGATTGAAGAGCTTTTAAGAAGCCGTGCGAATGCTGATTTTGAGCATAAGATTAAAACAGCCGAGCAAACGCTTGAAATTCTATCTCGCAGGGGCGAAAAAAAGCTAGTTTTTACAAATGGTTGCTTTGATATCTTACACGTCGGACACGTTAAATATCTCTCAAAAGCACGTGATTTTGGCGATATTTTAGTAGTTGGCTTAAACTCAGACGCCTCTGTTAAACGGCTAAAAGGCGATGCTAGACCGATAAATTCGCAAACTGATAGAGCCATAATGCTTAGTTCGCTTGGTTTTGTTGATTATGTCGTGATTTTTGATGAGGATACACCGCTAGATTTAATCACAAAACTTCGCCCTGACATACTCGTAAAAGGTGCTGATTACGAGGGCAAACACGTGGTTGGCAGCGATATCGTGCCTGACGTTAGACTGGTTGAGTTTGTAGAGGGCAAAAGCACAACAAACGTAATAAATAGGATAGAAAATGCAAAATTTAATAGCTAA
- the rfaD gene encoding ADP-glyceromanno-heptose 6-epimerase has protein sequence MKKRIVITGGAGFVGSALAHYFDENFKKCEVLVVDKFRNDETFSNGNLKSFGHFKNLLGFSGEIFEGDINEKRTLKKIENFAPNVIFHEAAISDTTVKEQDEVIRTNVNAFVNLLEISKNLGAKMIYASSGATYGNAKSPQKVGECENPNNVYGFSKLAMDKIAAKYANNGSSVVGLRYFNVYGKGEFFKNKTASMVLQFGLQILSGKAPRLFENSDQIKRDFVYIKDIINANFLAINAKSGVYNVGTGTARSFQEIADILQRELGTNYGNEYIKNPFVGSYQFHTEADIAPTKSALGYESKWSLEDGIRDYAPEIKRIFKEELNG, from the coding sequence ATGAAAAAACGTATAGTTATCACTGGCGGTGCTGGTTTTGTCGGCTCGGCACTTGCGCACTATTTTGATGAAAATTTTAAAAAATGCGAGGTCTTAGTCGTTGATAAATTTAGAAACGATGAAACGTTTAGCAATGGCAACTTAAAAAGTTTTGGACATTTTAAAAATTTACTAGGTTTTAGTGGCGAAATTTTTGAGGGCGACATAAACGAAAAACGCACCCTTAAAAAGATAGAAAATTTCGCTCCAAACGTGATTTTTCACGAAGCAGCGATATCAGATACGACCGTTAAAGAGCAAGATGAAGTCATAAGAACAAACGTAAATGCCTTTGTAAATTTGCTTGAAATTTCAAAAAACCTTGGTGCAAAAATGATCTACGCAAGCTCAGGTGCGACATATGGCAACGCAAAAAGTCCGCAAAAAGTGGGCGAGTGTGAAAATCCAAACAACGTCTATGGATTTTCAAAATTAGCAATGGATAAAATCGCCGCAAAATACGCAAATAACGGCTCTAGCGTAGTAGGACTTAGGTATTTTAACGTCTATGGCAAGGGCGAGTTTTTCAAAAATAAAACAGCCTCAATGGTGCTTCAATTTGGACTTCAAATTTTAAGTGGCAAAGCTCCACGACTTTTTGAAAACAGCGATCAGATAAAACGCGATTTTGTCTATATAAAAGATATAATTAACGCAAATTTTCTAGCCATAAACGCAAAAAGTGGCGTCTATAACGTAGGCACCGGCACGGCAAGAAGCTTTCAAGAGATCGCTGATATCTTACAGCGTGAGCTTGGCACGAATTATGGCAATGAGTATATCAAAAACCCATTTGTTGGCTCATATCAGTTTCACACAGAGGCCGACATAGCACCGACAAAATCGGCACTTGGCTATGAAAGCAAGTGGAGCTTGGAGGATGGCATAAGAGATTATGCACCGGAGATAAAAAGAATTTTTAAAGAAGAGTTAAATGGATAA
- the gmhB gene encoding D-glycero-beta-D-manno-heptose 1,7-bisphosphate 7-phosphatase, with translation MKQIKALFLDRDGVINEDFGYVYKISDFKFRDGIFTALREFSEFGYTIIIVTNQSGIGRGYYTLEQFLELNEFMLNEFSKNGVKIAKVYFCQHAPEENCECRKPRAGMILNAQKELNVDLKSSIMIGDKQSDIDAANTAKIGLSFLLDGENFKNVSDVLDWLKRGKIL, from the coding sequence ATGAAACAAATCAAAGCACTATTTTTAGATAGAGATGGCGTGATAAACGAGGATTTTGGCTACGTTTATAAGATTAGCGATTTTAAATTTCGTGATGGCATTTTTACAGCCTTGCGTGAATTTAGCGAGTTTGGCTACACTATCATCATCGTTACAAATCAATCTGGTATTGGACGAGGCTACTACACGTTAGAGCAGTTTTTAGAGTTAAATGAGTTTATGTTAAACGAATTTAGCAAAAACGGCGTAAAAATTGCAAAAGTCTATTTTTGCCAACACGCACCAGAAGAGAATTGTGAGTGTAGAAAGCCACGTGCTGGTATGATTTTAAACGCACAAAAAGAGCTAAACGTGGATTTAAAAAGCTCAATTATGATAGGCGATAAGCAAAGCGACATTGACGCTGCAAATACCGCTAAAATCGGACTTAGTTTCTTACTTGACGGAGAAAATTTTAAAAACGTCAGCGATGTTTTAGATTGGTTAAAGAGAGGTAAAATTTTATGA
- a CDS encoding c-type cytochrome, protein MKKILVLSGVVAALATGAFAADGATIYKKCVACHGPKAEKVFNNKVPALNTLAKDDVVAAIKGYKTGANKYGMGAMMKPIANPLSDDDINAVADYIQTLK, encoded by the coding sequence ATGAAAAAAATTCTTGTTCTTTCAGGCGTTGTTGCAGCTCTTGCAACTGGTGCTTTTGCAGCTGATGGTGCTACGATTTATAAAAAATGCGTTGCCTGTCACGGACCTAAAGCTGAGAAAGTTTTTAACAACAAAGTTCCAGCGCTTAACACTTTGGCTAAGGATGATGTAGTGGCTGCAATTAAGGGATATAAGACTGGTGCAAATAAATATGGTATGGGTGCGATGATGAAACCGATTGCAAATCCATTAAGCGATGATGATATCAACGCAGTTGCTGATTATATCCAAACACTAAAATAA
- a CDS encoding dicarboxylate/amino acid:cation symporter, whose translation MNGQKGGILSLYFRINLLLRILIGLILGAIFGMIFENSQSFIEILTPFGELFVRLLKMIMVPVIVCTLIVGTSSISPSHLGRVGIKIIVFYLFTSLFAIIIGLFVGNVLEPGVGLELAKDVTGVAKQAEAPSLVKILLDIIPTNPFGSIAKGDVLPIICFCIFFGIALAFCRDSKDENVKNAADVMFLFFEGMSSVMFKIVGWVMQYAPIGVFALIFIVFSKNGAQAFGPLANVTISVYVGLLLQVVCVYCVICLFLKLSPFVFLKKVRPPMVTAFVTRSSGATIPVSMQTLEKSMGVPRSIFGFTIPVGATINMDGTTIYLGVCAIFIANVVGAPLDFSAQLTIVLTAVLASIGTAGVPGAGAIMLLMVLESVGLKVEGAVAIAYGMILGIDAILDMGRTSMNVVGDVIGSVAVAKSEKELNEKVWNS comes from the coding sequence ATGAATGGACAAAAAGGCGGGATTTTATCTCTCTATTTTAGGATAAATTTGCTTTTAAGGATACTTATAGGGCTCATTCTTGGTGCTATTTTTGGTATGATTTTTGAAAATTCTCAGAGTTTTATTGAGATACTAACTCCATTTGGGGAGCTTTTTGTAAGGCTTCTTAAAATGATTATGGTACCAGTGATTGTATGTACTTTGATAGTTGGCACTAGTTCAATATCGCCATCTCATCTTGGCAGGGTTGGCATTAAGATTATAGTTTTTTATCTTTTTACTTCGCTGTTTGCTATCATCATTGGTCTTTTTGTGGGTAATGTTTTAGAGCCTGGCGTTGGCTTAGAACTTGCAAAAGATGTAACTGGAGTAGCAAAACAAGCAGAAGCACCATCTTTGGTTAAAATTTTGCTTGATATTATCCCTACAAATCCATTTGGCTCGATAGCAAAAGGTGATGTGCTTCCTATTATATGTTTTTGTATATTTTTTGGCATTGCTCTAGCATTTTGCAGAGATAGCAAAGATGAAAATGTAAAAAATGCAGCAGATGTTATGTTTTTGTTTTTTGAGGGCATGAGTAGTGTTATGTTTAAGATAGTTGGTTGGGTTATGCAGTATGCACCTATTGGCGTTTTTGCACTTATTTTTATAGTTTTTTCAAAAAATGGTGCTCAGGCATTTGGTCCGTTGGCTAATGTAACGATAAGTGTTTATGTCGGACTTTTGCTTCAGGTTGTATGTGTATATTGTGTAATTTGTCTATTTTTAAAACTTAGCCCGTTTGTATTTTTAAAAAAGGTAAGACCACCGATGGTAACGGCATTTGTTACACGTTCATCTGGTGCTACTATACCAGTTTCTATGCAAACATTAGAAAAAAGTATGGGAGTTCCTAGAAGTATTTTTGGTTTTACGATACCTGTTGGTGCTACGATAAATATGGACGGAACTACCATATATCTTGGTGTGTGTGCTATATTTATAGCAAATGTTGTCGGTGCTCCGCTTGATTTTTCAGCTCAGCTTACCATAGTTCTTACGGCAGTTTTGGCGTCTATTGGCACAGCAGGTGTGCCTGGTGCTGGTGCTATTATGCTACTTATGGTGCTTGAGTCGGTTGGTTTAAAAGTTGAGGGGGCTGTTGCCATAGCGTATGGTATGATACTTGGTATTGACGCTATACTTGATATGGGCAGAACGTCTATGAATGTTGTAGGCGATGTTATTGGCTCTGTTGCTGTCGCAAAGAGCGAGAAAGAACTAAACGAAAAGGTGTGGAATAGCTAA
- a CDS encoding aspartate/glutamate racemase family protein, which yields MKTIGILGGMGPQATIDLYQKIVSLTPASSDQEHLHVVIDSYSQIEDRTKFIMGEGVSPLPKLVEAANRLKNAGCDAIIISCNTAHFFAPQIEEQTGVKILYISKIAVDAVQREYPNAKNVAVIATSGTKKGEVYDRILRERGLNSVSFTNAQQEALMDCIYKGVKAGKTDEYVGLFNKTIASIEADVYIAACTEIPLLLPTLDKPYKFIDATLELAKYAVNYALER from the coding sequence ATGAAAACGATAGGAATTTTAGGAGGTATGGGACCTCAGGCGACTATTGATTTGTATCAAAAGATTGTGAGTTTAACTCCAGCAAGCTCTGATCAAGAGCATTTACACGTTGTGATAGATAGTTACTCGCAGATTGAAGATAGGACGAAATTTATAATGGGCGAGGGCGTGAGTCCTTTGCCAAAACTTGTAGAGGCTGCAAATAGGCTAAAAAACGCTGGTTGTGACGCGATTATTATATCTTGCAATACGGCTCACTTCTTTGCACCGCAAATAGAAGAGCAAACTGGGGTTAAAATTTTATATATATCAAAAATCGCTGTAGACGCCGTCCAAAGAGAGTATCCTAATGCAAAAAATGTAGCAGTTATAGCTACAAGTGGCACAAAAAAGGGCGAGGTATATGATAGAATTTTGCGTGAAAGGGGCTTAAATAGCGTATCGTTTACAAATGCCCAGCAGGAAGCCTTGATGGATTGCATTTATAAAGGAGTCAAGGCTGGTAAGACAGATGAGTATGTGGGGCTGTTTAATAAAACGATAGCTAGTATAGAGGCTGACGTTTATATCGCGGCTTGCACTGAAATTCCGCTACTTTTGCCAACTCTTGATAAGCCGTATAAATTTATAGATGCTACCCTTGAACTGGCAAAATATGCTGTAAATTACGCTTTAGAGAGATAA
- a CDS encoding cation:proton antiporter has protein sequence METFLIAFLLTISLSIALNIIFKKFNIPTIIGYIVTGVVIADFFYYKANQELDHIAEFGIVFLMFTIGLEFSFKHLMSMKKEVFFNGGIQVLASGFFLAIMVGYALNLKDEVALIVGLALALSSTAIVLKTLNDSGDITKIYGRKALGILLFQDIAVIPILLMIDIFSSADASVSSLLLKTIGGAVLLIVLLFLLGKYVINFVFYKVIQTNSDEIFIATILFLVIGSSTLSHIFGFSYSLGAFLAGMLMAETEYKHRIEADLIPFRDLLLGLFFISVGMQINTTLIYENLFIIVSLLIGAMSIKILVIFMLLITYLSRRVSIKTALSLCQIGEFALAVFALLGSRGLLDAKTAQILIAVSVISMFITPFILKNLYAIANLVQKEEPLVAFSEIKPQKIKNHIVVFGYGTLGQEVVLRLKEKKLPYLVLESDINLVELGLSRGENVFLGNVLHKSTYENSCIDVASAVIITVSNEQKLELITQNLAQRNPNIQTIVKLNSYKEKELFENLNKNFHLVEEDQAMAKILVHEALLCKIGKAL, from the coding sequence ATGGAAACATTTCTTATAGCCTTTTTGCTTACGATTTCTCTAAGTATCGCGTTAAATATCATTTTTAAAAAATTTAACATCCCTACGATTATCGGATATATCGTTACAGGCGTTGTAATCGCGGATTTTTTCTACTACAAAGCCAATCAAGAGCTAGATCACATCGCCGAATTTGGCATAGTTTTTTTGATGTTTACAATAGGGCTTGAATTTAGCTTTAAGCACCTTATGAGTATGAAAAAAGAGGTGTTTTTTAACGGCGGAATTCAAGTTTTAGCATCTGGGTTTTTTCTAGCCATTATGGTTGGTTACGCCCTAAATTTAAAAGATGAAGTGGCACTCATCGTAGGTCTTGCACTAGCACTAAGCTCAACTGCTATCGTACTAAAAACCCTAAACGATAGTGGCGATATAACTAAAATTTACGGGAGAAAAGCACTTGGGATACTTCTTTTTCAAGATATAGCCGTGATACCAATTTTGCTGATGATAGATATATTTAGCTCAGCAGACGCGTCGGTTTCAAGCCTTCTTTTAAAGACGATAGGTGGTGCTGTTTTACTGATTGTCTTGCTGTTTTTGCTTGGCAAATATGTTATAAATTTCGTCTTTTACAAGGTTATCCAAACAAACTCAGATGAAATTTTCATAGCGACAATACTCTTTTTAGTTATCGGCTCTAGCACACTATCTCATATTTTTGGCTTTTCATACTCGCTTGGTGCGTTTTTAGCAGGTATGTTAATGGCAGAAACAGAATACAAACACCGCATAGAAGCCGATCTTATACCATTTAGAGATCTGCTTTTAGGTCTATTTTTCATAAGCGTTGGTATGCAGATAAATACAACGCTAATCTATGAAAATCTCTTTATAATTGTGTCATTACTAATTGGTGCGATGAGCATAAAAATTCTTGTTATTTTTATGCTTCTTATTACCTATTTAAGCAGGAGAGTCTCTATAAAAACTGCTCTTAGCTTGTGCCAAATCGGAGAATTTGCACTGGCGGTTTTTGCTCTACTAGGTAGCAGGGGCTTACTAGATGCCAAAACGGCTCAAATTTTAATCGCAGTGTCGGTTATATCGATGTTTATCACACCTTTTATACTTAAAAATCTATATGCGATTGCAAATTTAGTACAAAAAGAAGAACCACTAGTCGCCTTTAGCGAGATTAAACCGCAAAAAATCAAAAATCATATCGTTGTATTTGGTTATGGCACTCTAGGACAAGAGGTTGTGCTAAGACTAAAGGAGAAAAAACTACCATATCTTGTTTTAGAAAGCGATATAAATTTAGTCGAGCTTGGACTTAGCCGTGGGGAAAATGTATTTTTAGGCAATGTCTTACACAAAAGCACCTATGAAAATTCCTGCATCGATGTTGCCTCAGCTGTCATTATAACCGTAAGCAACGAGCAAAAATTAGAGCTTATCACTCAAAATTTAGCCCAACGAAATCCAAACATACAAACAATCGTAAAACTAAACAGCTACAAAGAAAAAGAGCTTTTTGAAAATTTAAACAAAAATTTCCACCTAGTAGAAGAGGATCAGGCTATGGCTAAAATTCTAGTTCACGAAGCCCTTTTGTGCAAGATAGGTAAAGCCCTGTAA
- a CDS encoding heat shock protein transcriptional repressor HspR: MQNYHEPLFLISVVAKVLNIHPQTLRQYEREGLIEPSRTDGRMRLYSQHDVDKVKMILRLTRDLGVNLAGVDVILQLKDKLDEAQSLIAKLQEQVGKNSNGDIPSKKSLVKRKANFDLIFYEEK, encoded by the coding sequence ATGCAAAACTATCACGAACCACTATTTTTAATTAGCGTTGTAGCCAAGGTGCTAAACATACACCCTCAAACGCTACGCCAATACGAGCGAGAGGGGCTTATAGAGCCATCTCGCACTGACGGGCGTATGAGACTTTACTCTCAGCACGATGTCGATAAAGTAAAGATGATACTGCGTCTGACGCGTGATCTTGGTGTAAATTTAGCAGGAGTTGATGTGATTTTACAGCTTAAAGATAAATTAGACGAAGCCCAGTCGCTCATAGCCAAACTGCAAGAACAAGTTGGCAAAAACAGCAACGGCGACATACCAAGCAAAAAATCTCTTGTAAAGAGAAAGGCAAATTTTGACCTAATATTTTACGAAGAAAAGTAA
- a CDS encoding DnaJ family protein, producing MSESLYETLGVSKSASADEIKKAYRRLARKYHPDVNKDPGAEDKFKEINAAYEILSDEKKRAQYDQYGDSMFGGQNFHDFARGSANMGDLNEILKNIFGSGFSSGGFSGGFRGGFDGFGTPDLDINAKISIPFDVAVLGGEHNINYDGKSIKVKIPAGINNAEKLRIKGKGKSMMGQTGDLILTVSIEPSNEYERDGDDLIKDALIPLKTMLFGGKFDVKTFKKDVTIKIAPNSKTGTKIRLKGYGVQNRKSGIYGDLYLKTRVLLPNLDELDPKLVELLKQLPE from the coding sequence ATGAGTGAGAGTTTATATGAAACACTCGGTGTTTCAAAGTCTGCTTCGGCTGATGAGATTAAAAAAGCTTATAGGAGACTAGCTAGAAAATACCACCCAGATGTCAATAAAGACCCAGGTGCTGAGGATAAATTTAAAGAGATAAATGCAGCCTATGAAATTTTAAGCGATGAGAAAAAACGAGCCCAATACGATCAATACGGCGATAGTATGTTTGGTGGACAAAATTTCCACGATTTTGCTAGAGGCTCGGCAAATATGGGCGATTTAAATGAAATTTTAAAAAATATCTTTGGTAGCGGTTTTAGCAGTGGTGGTTTTTCTGGAGGATTTAGAGGTGGATTTGACGGATTTGGCACACCAGATTTAGACATAAATGCCAAAATAAGCATACCTTTTGATGTGGCTGTTTTAGGCGGAGAGCATAATATAAATTATGACGGCAAGAGCATAAAGGTAAAAATTCCAGCCGGTATAAACAATGCAGAAAAACTAAGAATAAAAGGCAAAGGCAAAAGTATGATGGGTCAGACTGGAGATCTCATACTAACAGTAAGCATAGAGCCTAGCAATGAGTATGAAAGGGACGGAGATGACCTTATAAAAGACGCCTTGATACCCTTAAAAACAATGCTTTTTGGTGGAAAATTTGATGTTAAAACATTTAAAAAAGATGTCACGATAAAGATTGCACCAAATTCAAAAACTGGCACAAAAATAAGACTTAAAGGCTATGGTGTGCAAAACAGAAAAAGCGGAATATATGGCGATTTGTATCTAAAAACAAGAGTTCTTTTACCAAATTTAGATGAGCTAGATCCAAAACTAGTAGAACTTTTAAAACAACTTCCGGAGTAA
- a CDS encoding helix-turn-helix domain-containing protein, whose amino-acid sequence MGNIKLLELPKITTQEDDTEFLKFISSNVKNIRLKKGKSQLETALSIGQKSQGAYACMENNTNNKHFNLVHLFKLSKFFDVDIREFFDKS is encoded by the coding sequence ATGGGAAATATTAAATTGCTAGAACTACCAAAGATAACAACGCAAGAGGATGACACTGAGTTTTTAAAATTTATATCATCAAATGTAAAAAATATCAGGCTTAAAAAGGGCAAATCACAGCTAGAAACTGCGCTTAGTATAGGGCAAAAATCACAAGGTGCTTACGCCTGTATGGAAAATAACACAAACAACAAGCACTTTAATTTGGTTCATCTTTTTAAGCTCAGCAAGTTTTTTGATGTTGATATCAGAGAATTTTTTGATAAGAGTTGA